One segment of Pontibacter akesuensis DNA contains the following:
- a CDS encoding M20/M25/M40 family metallo-hydrolase, which translates to MKRKLHAFVFLLLLTGTLAQAQVKDPVVEGIVKEATENSHLEGLAHELLDGIGPRLVGTPEMQKAHDWAVAKYKDWGIEAKNEQWGEWRGWQRGTTHVDMVHPRVQSLEATQLAWSPATKGKGVTAELITLPDVKDSAAFQKWLPNVKGKLVMISMQQPTGRPDYNWEEFATKESLAKMKEDRDAQAEAWNELMKNTGYNSRTLPAALEKAGAAGVVTSNWSRGFGVNKIFGAYTKKIPSIDVALEDYGMLYRLVESGSKPQIRIQAESKNLKNAPAFNTIATIKGTEKPEEYVILSAHFDSWDGGTGATDNGTGTIVMMEAMRILKKMYPNPKRTIIAGHWGSEEQGLNGSRAFVADHPEIVKNVQAVFNQDNGTGRVVNISGQGFLHAYDYLGRWLSAAPREITSGIETNFPGFPGGGGSDHASFVAAGAPAFMLSSLNWSYGTYTWHTNRDTYDKIVFDDVRSNAILVAILAYKASEDPELSNRERIVLPVDSRTGEQRTWPALREPTRKGGLD; encoded by the coding sequence ATGAAAAGAAAATTACACGCCTTTGTTTTCCTGCTCCTCCTGACAGGCACACTGGCACAGGCGCAGGTGAAAGATCCTGTGGTGGAAGGCATTGTGAAGGAGGCAACCGAGAACTCTCATCTAGAGGGACTGGCGCATGAACTGCTCGACGGCATCGGTCCGCGCCTGGTGGGCACCCCCGAGATGCAGAAAGCACACGATTGGGCAGTAGCCAAGTATAAAGATTGGGGGATCGAAGCAAAAAACGAGCAGTGGGGTGAGTGGCGTGGCTGGCAGCGCGGCACCACGCACGTAGACATGGTGCACCCACGGGTACAGTCGTTAGAGGCAACGCAGTTGGCCTGGAGCCCCGCCACCAAAGGCAAGGGCGTAACAGCTGAATTGATAACCCTGCCGGATGTAAAGGATTCGGCAGCTTTCCAGAAATGGCTGCCAAACGTAAAGGGCAAACTGGTGATGATCTCGATGCAGCAGCCTACCGGAAGGCCTGATTATAACTGGGAGGAGTTCGCCACGAAAGAATCGCTGGCCAAAATGAAAGAAGATCGCGATGCTCAGGCTGAGGCGTGGAATGAGCTGATGAAGAACACCGGCTATAACTCCCGCACCTTGCCGGCAGCGCTGGAGAAAGCGGGTGCAGCGGGTGTGGTCACCTCTAACTGGTCGCGTGGTTTTGGCGTGAACAAGATATTCGGAGCCTACACCAAGAAGATCCCATCGATCGATGTGGCCCTGGAAGACTACGGCATGCTGTACAGGCTGGTAGAGTCCGGCAGCAAACCGCAGATTCGCATTCAGGCCGAGTCGAAAAACCTCAAAAACGCTCCTGCCTTTAACACCATTGCTACGATTAAGGGTACTGAGAAGCCAGAGGAATACGTAATCCTGTCGGCCCACTTCGACTCCTGGGACGGCGGTACCGGCGCCACCGATAACGGCACCGGCACGATTGTGATGATGGAAGCCATGCGCATCCTCAAAAAGATGTACCCTAACCCCAAGCGCACGATCATCGCCGGCCACTGGGGCAGCGAAGAGCAGGGCTTGAACGGCTCCCGCGCCTTTGTGGCAGACCACCCGGAGATTGTGAAGAACGTGCAGGCAGTTTTTAACCAGGACAACGGCACGGGCAGGGTTGTGAATATTTCCGGCCAGGGATTCCTGCACGCTTACGACTACCTGGGCCGCTGGCTAAGTGCCGCTCCAAGGGAAATCACCAGCGGCATTGAAACGAACTTTCCAGGTTTCCCGGGTGGTGGCGGATCAGACCACGCCTCTTTTGTGGCTGCCGGTGCTCCGGCCTTTATGCTAAGCTCGCTTAACTGGTCGTACGGTACCTACACCTGGCACACCAACCGCGACACTTATGATAAAATAGTGTTTGATGATGTGCGCAGCAACGCCATTCTGGTGGCCATACTTGCCTACAAAGCAAGTGAAGACCCTGAACTGTCGAACCGCGAGCGCATTGTACTGCCTGTCGATTCCAGAACGGGAGAGCAACGCACCTGGCCTGCGCTAAGAGAGCCAACCCGCAAAGGCGGCTTGGATTAA
- a CDS encoding 3-keto-disaccharide hydrolase: protein MTQQVEWKPLFDGKSTHGWHSYGQSEAGDAWQVQDGALYLNSGAIARDGAIGGDLVTDASYGDFHLKLEWKIARGGNSGLLFYVQEEPGKYEKSWQSGPGIQLLDNALHADAMIPKRRAGDLYDLLSSSKESVNPAGEWNQLEIRCEAGKLQVYLNGEETLTLQLWNEAWQELIRNSKFKDMPDFGTFKSGKIALQDHGDAVWFRSIFIREI, encoded by the coding sequence GTGACGCAACAGGTTGAATGGAAACCGCTGTTTGACGGCAAAAGTACACATGGCTGGCACAGTTACGGGCAAAGCGAGGCGGGCGATGCCTGGCAGGTGCAGGACGGTGCGCTATACTTGAATTCAGGTGCAATAGCGCGCGACGGTGCTATTGGCGGCGACTTGGTGACGGATGCATCGTACGGTGATTTCCATCTGAAGCTGGAATGGAAAATAGCAAGAGGCGGCAACAGCGGCCTCTTGTTTTATGTGCAGGAGGAGCCGGGTAAGTATGAGAAAAGCTGGCAATCGGGGCCCGGAATTCAGCTCCTGGACAACGCTTTGCATGCCGATGCCATGATCCCCAAACGCCGCGCCGGCGATTTGTACGACCTGCTCTCCAGCAGCAAAGAATCCGTGAATCCAGCCGGAGAGTGGAACCAGCTGGAAATACGGTGCGAAGCAGGCAAGTTGCAAGTATACCTGAACGGCGAAGAAACCTTAACCCTGCAGCTTTGGAATGAGGCATGGCAGGAATTGATCCGGAACAGTAAGTTTAAAGACATGCCAGACTTCGGCACGTTTAAATCAGGTAAAATTGCGCTGCAGGACCATGGCGATGCCGTGTGGTTTCGCAGCATCTTTATAAGAGAAATCTGA
- a CDS encoding c-type cytochrome, with protein sequence MKVNQLLTVLGSCVILASCGGSNESEGEQYYNQEQSQAEGGESPVDQTKIGADAAVNDVPDSTQAGDQVKAEGASFAKGERLIAMSDCLSCHNEEQRIVGPSYVEVAEKYEFNDKNVDYLAGKIIEGGAGVWGQVPMTPHPDLSREDAREMAKYVLNVKKK encoded by the coding sequence ATGAAAGTTAACCAATTATTGACTGTCCTTGGCAGCTGCGTTATACTTGCCTCCTGTGGCGGTAGCAATGAGTCGGAGGGCGAGCAATATTACAATCAGGAACAGAGCCAGGCAGAAGGCGGTGAAAGCCCGGTAGATCAAACTAAAATCGGCGCGGATGCAGCCGTAAACGATGTGCCGGATAGCACCCAGGCAGGGGACCAGGTAAAAGCAGAAGGTGCATCCTTTGCGAAGGGCGAAAGGCTAATTGCCATGTCTGACTGTCTCTCCTGCCACAACGAGGAGCAGCGTATTGTTGGTCCGTCCTATGTGGAGGTGGCTGAAAAGTATGAGTTCAACGACAAAAATGTGGACTACCTGGCAGGCAAAATTATTGAAGGCGGTGCCGGTGTATGGGGACAGGTGCCGATGACGCCACACCCGGACCTTAGCCGCGAAGATGCCCGCGAGATGGCGAAGTATGTGCTGAATGTAAAGAAAAAGTAG
- a CDS encoding zinc-dependent metalloprotease has product MTASFTKLLWLLLLPLFLSNLAQAQSLPSIASKTEGMQRFPGYFTYYDDDATGKIWLEIDKLEQEFLYVNSLPAGLGSNDIGLDRGQLGDTKVVYFSKQGPKVMLVQPNLSYRALSQNQNERRAVEDSFAKSIIWGFKAEAADGNRILVDATDFLLRDAHDVIGSLKRSKQGSYRLDASRSALYLPRTKSFPKNTEFEATLTFTGGEDAGRFVREVAPDVQALTLRQHHSFIQLPDSKYKPRPSDPRAGYFGISYFDYATPVGEDIEKRFIARHRLQKKDPRAKVSEAVKPIIYYVDNGAPEPIRTALVEGGRWWNQAFEAAGYKDAFRVEVLPDTADPMDVRYNIIQWVHRSTRGWSYGASVVDPRTGEIIKGHVSLGSLRVRQDYMIAEGLLAPYEDEKSENKAMMDMALARIRQLSAHELGHTLGIMHNYAANNNASVMDYPHPQVKLDRTGKIDLSKAYDTGIGAWDKATVTYGYQDFPEGTDEKKALNEILAKGRSEGLLFIADRDARSPGGVHPTAHLWDNGKNATEELRNVLQVRDEALENFSEKNIKPGAAMSTLEDMLVPIYNYHRYQTEAVAKLIGGVNYSYAVRGDKQVVTEVVDKREQQKALTALLETISPEVLTVPERIIALIPPRAPGLRNSRELFEKRTGLTFDPLAAAEASADFTLSFLLHPERASHLVELGARSNSLSLQDVTQQLITNTWKSNRKKGLEEIVQLQTEQVVLTHLLALAHNENASYQARAVATATLKDLKGYIESKLRSKSQDGYQAHLTLALARLNNPVAEEVSPSRALDLPPGSPIGSGAVIGCD; this is encoded by the coding sequence ATGACCGCATCTTTTACCAAGCTTCTCTGGCTGCTTCTGCTGCCCCTATTCCTAAGCAACTTAGCCCAGGCCCAGAGCCTTCCAAGCATTGCCTCCAAAACAGAGGGCATGCAGCGCTTCCCCGGTTACTTCACTTATTATGATGATGATGCGACAGGTAAAATCTGGCTGGAGATAGACAAACTGGAGCAGGAGTTCCTGTACGTCAACTCGCTGCCGGCCGGGCTCGGCTCCAACGATATTGGCCTGGACCGCGGGCAATTGGGCGACACCAAAGTGGTTTACTTCAGCAAGCAAGGGCCGAAGGTGATGCTGGTGCAGCCCAACCTCTCCTACCGTGCCTTGTCCCAAAACCAGAATGAACGGCGGGCCGTGGAGGATTCCTTCGCCAAGTCCATCATCTGGGGATTTAAGGCAGAGGCTGCTGACGGTAACCGCATACTGGTAGATGCTACAGACTTCCTGCTCCGCGATGCGCACGATGTAATCGGTAGCCTGAAACGCTCGAAGCAAGGAAGCTACCGCCTCGATGCCAGTCGTTCTGCCCTATACTTGCCCCGCACCAAGAGCTTCCCAAAAAATACTGAATTTGAGGCCACGCTTACTTTTACCGGTGGCGAAGATGCCGGACGCTTCGTGCGCGAGGTGGCCCCGGACGTGCAGGCACTCACGCTGCGCCAGCACCACTCCTTCATCCAGTTGCCCGACAGCAAGTATAAACCGCGCCCTTCAGATCCGCGTGCGGGCTATTTTGGCATCTCCTACTTCGACTATGCCACACCGGTAGGCGAAGACATCGAGAAACGCTTTATCGCGCGCCACCGCCTGCAGAAGAAAGACCCAAGAGCAAAGGTGTCTGAAGCCGTGAAGCCCATCATTTACTACGTCGATAACGGCGCACCTGAGCCCATCCGCACTGCGTTGGTAGAGGGCGGACGCTGGTGGAACCAAGCTTTTGAAGCGGCTGGCTACAAGGATGCTTTCCGTGTGGAGGTGCTGCCTGATACGGCTGATCCGATGGACGTGCGCTACAACATTATCCAGTGGGTGCACCGCAGCACGCGCGGCTGGTCTTACGGCGCTTCGGTGGTTGATCCGCGCACAGGCGAGATTATCAAGGGGCACGTTTCGCTGGGTTCTTTGCGCGTGCGCCAGGATTACATGATCGCAGAAGGCTTGCTGGCTCCTTACGAGGATGAAAAATCAGAGAACAAGGCGATGATGGACATGGCGCTGGCGCGCATCCGGCAGTTATCGGCGCACGAACTGGGCCATACCCTGGGTATTATGCACAACTACGCCGCCAACAACAACGCCTCCGTAATGGATTACCCGCACCCGCAGGTAAAGTTAGACCGAACCGGGAAAATTGACCTGAGCAAGGCGTATGATACCGGCATCGGCGCCTGGGACAAAGCTACCGTTACCTACGGCTATCAGGACTTTCCGGAAGGCACAGACGAAAAGAAAGCTCTTAACGAGATTTTAGCTAAAGGCCGTTCCGAGGGACTGCTGTTTATCGCCGACCGCGACGCCCGCTCTCCCGGTGGCGTGCACCCGACCGCCCACCTGTGGGACAACGGCAAAAACGCGACGGAAGAACTGCGAAATGTGCTGCAGGTACGAGACGAGGCTTTAGAAAACTTCTCGGAGAAAAACATCAAACCCGGTGCCGCCATGAGCACGCTGGAGGATATGCTGGTGCCTATTTATAATTATCACCGCTACCAGACCGAGGCCGTGGCAAAGCTAATTGGGGGTGTGAACTACTCCTATGCCGTGCGTGGCGACAAGCAGGTGGTAACCGAGGTAGTGGACAAGCGAGAACAGCAGAAAGCACTCACCGCCCTGCTGGAAACAATATCCCCGGAAGTGCTGACAGTTCCCGAGCGCATTATTGCCCTGATTCCGCCGCGCGCACCGGGCCTGCGCAACAGCCGCGAGCTTTTCGAGAAGCGCACTGGCCTCACCTTCGATCCGTTGGCCGCCGCTGAAGCTTCTGCCGATTTCACGCTGTCGTTTCTGCTGCACCCGGAGCGCGCCTCGCATTTGGTGGAACTTGGAGCCCGCAGTAATAGCCTAAGCCTGCAGGATGTAACTCAGCAGCTCATCACCAACACCTGGAAGAGCAACCGCAAGAAGGGTCTGGAGGAAATTGTGCAGCTGCAAACAGAGCAGGTGGTATTAACGCACCTGCTGGCGCTGGCGCACAACGAAAACGCTTCGTACCAGGCACGCGCCGTCGCCACCGCTACCTTGAAAGACCTGAAAGGCTACATCGAAAGCAAGCTGCGCAGCAAAAGTCAGGATGGCTACCAAGCCCACCTGACGCTCGCTTTGGCCCGCCTGAACAACCCGGTAGCTGAAGAGGTAAGCCCTAGCCGCGCTTTGGATTTGCCACCGGGTTCTCCGATTGGCAGTGGGGCTGTAATCGGGTGTGACTAA